One genomic window of Syngnathoides biaculeatus isolate LvHL_M chromosome 13, ASM1980259v1, whole genome shotgun sequence includes the following:
- the LOC133510578 gene encoding acyl-CoA-binding domain-containing protein 5A-like isoform X2 encodes MAPDGAQPQTLRAKFAAAVKVICSLPKQGPFQLSDDMMLMFYSYYKQATVGPCTFARPTGFWDSHQKNKWDAWSSLGNMTKEEAMKNYVENIQLILETMPISNEVSDLVQQLGDFVPEEEEEEEEDTSEERELDRRPFATQAEVFGPKEPAMEGYGDLWDDIQNVHDEEGGVGFNGREAGGCDRGRETPRKDESSEDDRTDDEDKVDGKGRRLPAAEDTAWRRYAAGSGSSSEPSVSSLTNGNRSSLNSEAEEEELACSKEFSTRSPVCLHFWGHAADGNVAVKKSCHLADSDNEEFCDSMDHPATEKIAAAAKIHSGGSATALVTEQDLWFESSSTLKIEDSSHHGDSYHRESHEFVRDRQSPKTTCSSQQCFCTYNGTRPRGDVDEQIVAALARLQDDMADALRRLRALEVLAVAQSSSSSRCADSPAAAQKFLTPSWWPFDRCPIAVVVTALWPAVVYVLVQLYSQRKRRKIT; translated from the exons ATGGCGCCGGACGGAGCGCAGCCACAAACCTTGCGGGCCAAATTTGCTGCAGCGGTGAAAGTCATCTGCAGCTTGCCCAAACAAG GTCCCTTCCAGCTGTCGGATGACATGATGCTGATGTTTTATAGTTACTACAAGCAAGCCACCGTGGGGCCTTGCACCTTCGCGAGACCCACCGGCTTCTGGGATTCacatcaaaaaaacaaatg gGACGCGTGGAGCTCCTTGGGAAACATGACAAAGGAAGAAGCCATGAAGAATTATGTTGAAAACATCCAGCTG ATTTTGGAGACCATGCCAATCTCAAACGAGGTTTCTGACTTGGTGCAGCAGCTTGGCGACTTCGTcccggaagaggaagaggaagaggaagaggataCCTCCGAGGAGAGGGAGCTGGACAGAAGACCTTTTGCGACGCAAGCAG AGGTGTTTGGTCCAAAGGAACCTGCGATGGAAG GCTACGGAGATCTCTGGGATGATATACAAAACGTCCACGATGAAGAAGGTGGCGTGGGTTTTAACGGACGGGAGGCGGGAGGGTGCGACCGTGGTCGCGAAACTCCGAGAAAAGACGAAAGTAGCGAAGACGACAGGACAGACGATGAAGACAAGGTGGATGGAAAAG GGCGGAGGCTGCCCGCGGCGGAGGACACGGCGTGGCGGCGCTACGCCGCAGGGTCCGGCAGCAGTTCGGAGCCCAGCGTGTCCTCGTTGACCAACGGGAATCGCAGCTCCCTGAACAgtgaggcggaggaggaggagctggcCTGCTCCAAAGAGTTCAGCACGCGCAGCCCCGTCTGCCTGCACTTTTGGGGACACGCCGCAG ATGGCAACGTTGCTGTGAAGAAGAGCTGCCACCTGGCAGACTCGGACAATGAGGAGTTCTGCGATTCAATGGATCATCCAGCCACGGAGAAG ATTGCGGCTGCAGCCAAAATCCACTCGGGTGGATCAGCAACTGCTTTGGTGACAGAACAAGATCTTTGGTTTGAGAGCTCCTCCACCCTAAAAATAGAAGACTCTTCACACCATGGAGATTCTTACCATAGAGAATCTCACGAGTTTGttagag ATCGTCAGTCACCGAAGACCACGTGCAGTTCCCAGCAGTGCTTCTGTACCTACAATGGCACCCGGCCCAGGGGGGACGTCGACGAGCAAATAGTCGCGGCTCTCGCCAGACTCCAGGACGACATGGCCGACGCCCTGCGTCGACTTCGCGCTTTAGAGGTCCTCGCTGTGGCACAG TCAAGCTCATCATCAAGGTGTGCAGATTCTCCAGCTGCAGCGCAAAAG TTTTTGACACCATCTTGGTGGCCGTTCGACCGTTGTCCGATTGCCGTTGTGGTGACGGCGCTTTGGCCCGCAGTGGTGTACGTCCTGGTCCAGCTTTATTCACAGCGAAAGAGACG gaAAATCACTTGA
- the LOC133510578 gene encoding acyl-CoA-binding domain-containing protein 5A-like isoform X1 yields MAPDGAQPQTLRAKFAAAVKVICSLPKQGPFQLSDDMMLMFYSYYKQATVGPCTFARPTGFWDSHQKNKWDAWSSLGNMTKEEAMKNYVENIQLILETMPISNEVSDLVQQLGDFVPEEEEEEEEDTSEERELDRRPFATQAGGKAHQEPEKCKYFFCLCIRCTSQSLFSFISRGVWSKGTCDGRQAHFPTSYGDLWDDIQNVHDEEGGVGFNGREAGGCDRGRETPRKDESSEDDRTDDEDKVDGKGRRLPAAEDTAWRRYAAGSGSSSEPSVSSLTNGNRSSLNSEAEEEELACSKEFSTRSPVCLHFWGHAADGNVAVKKSCHLADSDNEEFCDSMDHPATEKIAAAAKIHSGGSATALVTEQDLWFESSSTLKIEDSSHHGDSYHRESHEFVRDRQSPKTTCSSQQCFCTYNGTRPRGDVDEQIVAALARLQDDMADALRRLRALEVLAVAQSSSSSRCADSPAAAQKFLTPSWWPFDRCPIAVVVTALWPAVVYVLVQLYSQRKRRKIT; encoded by the exons ATGGCGCCGGACGGAGCGCAGCCACAAACCTTGCGGGCCAAATTTGCTGCAGCGGTGAAAGTCATCTGCAGCTTGCCCAAACAAG GTCCCTTCCAGCTGTCGGATGACATGATGCTGATGTTTTATAGTTACTACAAGCAAGCCACCGTGGGGCCTTGCACCTTCGCGAGACCCACCGGCTTCTGGGATTCacatcaaaaaaacaaatg gGACGCGTGGAGCTCCTTGGGAAACATGACAAAGGAAGAAGCCATGAAGAATTATGTTGAAAACATCCAGCTG ATTTTGGAGACCATGCCAATCTCAAACGAGGTTTCTGACTTGGTGCAGCAGCTTGGCGACTTCGTcccggaagaggaagaggaagaggaagaggataCCTCCGAGGAGAGGGAGCTGGACAGAAGACCTTTTGCGACGCAAGCAGGTGGAAAAGCTCATCAGGAGCCAGagaaatgcaaatatttcttttgtctttgcATTCGGTGCACTTCCCAGTCACTTTTCTCTTTTATCAGCAGAGGTGTTTGGTCCAAAGGAACCTGCGATGGAAGGCAAGCACATTTCCCGACAA GCTACGGAGATCTCTGGGATGATATACAAAACGTCCACGATGAAGAAGGTGGCGTGGGTTTTAACGGACGGGAGGCGGGAGGGTGCGACCGTGGTCGCGAAACTCCGAGAAAAGACGAAAGTAGCGAAGACGACAGGACAGACGATGAAGACAAGGTGGATGGAAAAG GGCGGAGGCTGCCCGCGGCGGAGGACACGGCGTGGCGGCGCTACGCCGCAGGGTCCGGCAGCAGTTCGGAGCCCAGCGTGTCCTCGTTGACCAACGGGAATCGCAGCTCCCTGAACAgtgaggcggaggaggaggagctggcCTGCTCCAAAGAGTTCAGCACGCGCAGCCCCGTCTGCCTGCACTTTTGGGGACACGCCGCAG ATGGCAACGTTGCTGTGAAGAAGAGCTGCCACCTGGCAGACTCGGACAATGAGGAGTTCTGCGATTCAATGGATCATCCAGCCACGGAGAAG ATTGCGGCTGCAGCCAAAATCCACTCGGGTGGATCAGCAACTGCTTTGGTGACAGAACAAGATCTTTGGTTTGAGAGCTCCTCCACCCTAAAAATAGAAGACTCTTCACACCATGGAGATTCTTACCATAGAGAATCTCACGAGTTTGttagag ATCGTCAGTCACCGAAGACCACGTGCAGTTCCCAGCAGTGCTTCTGTACCTACAATGGCACCCGGCCCAGGGGGGACGTCGACGAGCAAATAGTCGCGGCTCTCGCCAGACTCCAGGACGACATGGCCGACGCCCTGCGTCGACTTCGCGCTTTAGAGGTCCTCGCTGTGGCACAG TCAAGCTCATCATCAAGGTGTGCAGATTCTCCAGCTGCAGCGCAAAAG TTTTTGACACCATCTTGGTGGCCGTTCGACCGTTGTCCGATTGCCGTTGTGGTGACGGCGCTTTGGCCCGCAGTGGTGTACGTCCTGGTCCAGCTTTATTCACAGCGAAAGAGACG gaAAATCACTTGA